The following coding sequences lie in one Arabidopsis thaliana chromosome 3, partial sequence genomic window:
- a CDS encoding solute carrier family 35 protein (DUF914) (Eukaryotic protein of unknown function (DUF914); CONTAINS InterPro DOMAIN/s: Protein of unknown function DUF914, eukaryotic (InterPro:IPR009262); BEST Arabidopsis thaliana protein match is: Eukaryotic protein of unknown function (DUF914) (TAIR:AT3G59310.1); Has 1089 Blast hits to 1084 proteins in 305 species: Archae - 7; Bacteria - 346; Metazoa - 190; Fungi - 138; Plants - 133; Viruses - 0; Other Eukaryotes - 275 (source: NCBI BLink).) produces the protein MAMGFDFNEMNKTKKTLIGLGLGQILSLLCTSNAFTSSELARKGINAPTSQTFLSYTLLAVVYGGIMLYRRPTIKGKWYHYFLLALVDVEGNFLVVKANQYTSITSIMLLDCWAIPCVLVLTWMFLKTKYRLMKISGVFICIAGVVMVLFSDVHAGSRAGGSNPVKGDFLVLAGATLYAVSNTTEEFLVKNADTVELMTFMGLFGAIISAIQVAIFEQGELKAIHWSADAVFPFLRFAITMFLFYSLLPILLRTNGSTMFTLSLLTSDMWAVLIRIFAYHEKVDWLYYLAFATTAIGLIIYSMKEKDEEEEREEQRKKLLDEEEGQSLPDTSL, from the exons ATGGCAATGGGTTTCGATTTCAATGAgatgaacaaaacaaagaagactTTAATTGGACTTGGCTTGGGACAGATCCTCTCACTTCTATGTACTTCTAATGCCTTCACATCCTCTGAGCTCGCCAGAAAag GAATAAATGCTCCAACGTCACAAACGTTCCTCAGTTATACATTACTGGCAGTCGTCTATGGAGGTATCATGCTCTATCGGAGACCAACAATTAAG GGGAAGTGGTATCACTATTTCCTCCTTGCTTTAGTTGACGTGGAAGGCAATTTTCTTG TGGTGAAGGCGAATCAGTACACATCGATTACGAGTATCATGCTACTTGATTGCTGGGCGATCCCTTGTGTGTTGGTCTTAACTTGGATGttcctgaaaacaaaatacagaTTAATGAAGATCAGTGGTGTATTTATCTGTATTGCTGGTGTTGTCATGGTACTCTTCTCTGACGTTCACGCAGGAAGTCGAGCAG GTGGAAGTAATCCTGTTAAAGGAGATTTTCTTGTTCTAGCTGGAGCAACTTTATATGCTGTCAGTAATACCACCGAG GAGTTTCTTGTGAAGAATGCAGACACAGTTGAGTTGATGACCTTCATGGGACTTTTTGGAGCCATTATTAGTGCCATTCAGGT AGCCATATTCGAACAAGGTGAGCTCAAAGCTATTCACTGGTCAGCTGATGCA GTTTTCCCTTTCCTTAGATTCGCAATCACGATGTTCCTCTTCTATTCACTACTACCGATTTTACTGAGG ACTAATGGTTCAACAATGTTCACCCTCTCATTGCTGACATCAGACATGTGGGCGGTTTTGATCCGCATTTTCGCATACCACGAGAAG GTTGATTGGCTCTACTACTTGGCATTTGCTACAACAGCTATTGGACTAATCATATACTCAAT GAAGGAgaaagatgaggaagaagaaagagaggagcAGAGGAAGAAACTGTTGGATGAGGAGGAAGGTCAATCACTTCCAGACACATCGTTATAG
- a CDS encoding solute carrier family 35 protein (DUF914): MVYFNFNRIKTKKTLIGFGLGQILSLLSTSLSFTSSEIARKDFSFFFFSNHPIFKHSHELTKFEIFIGINAPTSQSFLGYVLLAIVYGGIMLYRRSAIKWYHYLLLAFVDVEANFLVVKAYQNTSMTSVMLLDCWAIPCVLVFTWVFLKTKYRLMKISGVVICNVGVVMVVFSDVHAGDRAGGSNPIKGDFLVIAGATLYAVSNVSQEFLVKNADRVQLMSLLGLFGAIIGAIQISIFVGFLFEPPYNVRSSIVARS; the protein is encoded by the exons atggtgtatttcaatttcaatagGATTAAGACGAAGAAGACTCtaattggatttggattgGGACAGATCCTCTCGCTTCTCTCGACTTCTCTTAGCTTTACATCGTCTGAGATCGCTAGAAAagattttagctttttttttttttcaaaccaTCCCATTTTTAAACATTCTCATGaacttacaaaatttgaaatctttatAGGGATTAATGCTCCAACATCACAGTCGTTTCTGGGTTATGTGTTACTGGCAATCGTCTATGGAGGTATCATGCTCTATCGAAGATCGGCAATTAAA TGGTATCACTATCTCCTCCTTGCGTTTGTTGATGTTGAGGCGAACTTTCTCG TGGTAAAGGCTTATCAGAACACATCAATGACGAGTGTCATGCTACTGGACTGCTGGGCCATCccttgtgttttggtttttacttgGGTTTTCCTAAAGACAAAATACAGATTGATGAAGATCAGTGGTGTGGTTATCTGTAATGTTGGTGTTGTCATGGTAGTTTTCTCAGACGTCCATGCAGGGGATCGAGCTG GTGGAAGTAATCCCATCAAAGGAGATTTTCTTGTTATAGCTGGAGCAACCTTGTATGCTGTCAGTAATGTCAGTCAG GAGTTCCTTGTGAAGAATGCAGACAGAGTTCAACTCATGTCTCTTTTGGGCCTTTTCGGCGCAATTATTGGTGCCATTCAGAT AAGCATATTCGTAGGCTTTTTATTTGAGCCTCCCTACAATGTAAGAAGTTCTATTGTGGCCAGATCTTAA
- a CDS encoding solute carrier family 35 protein (DUF914) (Eukaryotic protein of unknown function (DUF914); CONTAINS InterPro DOMAIN/s: Protein of unknown function DUF914, eukaryotic (InterPro:IPR009262); BEST Arabidopsis thaliana protein match is: Eukaryotic protein of unknown function (DUF914) (TAIR:AT3G59340.1); Has 389 Blast hits to 389 proteins in 130 species: Archae - 0; Bacteria - 16; Metazoa - 119; Fungi - 92; Plants - 118; Viruses - 0; Other Eukaryotes - 44 (source: NCBI BLink).) — protein MVYFNFNRIKTKKTLIGFGLGQILSLLSTSLSFTSSEIARKDFSFFFFSNHPIFKHSHELTKFEIFIGINAPTSQSFLGYVLLAIVYGAKWYHYLLLAFVDVEANFLVVKAYQNTSMTSVMLLDCWAIPCVLVFTWVFLKTKYRLMKISGVVICNVGVVMVVFSDVHAGDRAGGSNPIKGDFLVIAGATLYAVSNVSQEFLVKNADRVQLMSLLGLFGAIIGAIQISIFVGFLFEPPYNVRSSIVARS, from the exons atggtgtatttcaatttcaatagGATTAAGACGAAGAAGACTCtaattggatttggattgGGACAGATCCTCTCGCTTCTCTCGACTTCTCTTAGCTTTACATCGTCTGAGATCGCTAGAAAagattttagctttttttttttttcaaaccaTCCCATTTTTAAACATTCTCATGaacttacaaaatttgaaatctttatAGGGATTAATGCTCCAACATCACAGTCGTTTCTGGGTTATGTGTTACTGGCAATCGTCTATGGAG CCAAGTGGTATCACTATCTCCTCCTTGCGTTTGTTGATGTTGAGGCGAACTTTCTCG TGGTAAAGGCTTATCAGAACACATCAATGACGAGTGTCATGCTACTGGACTGCTGGGCCATCccttgtgttttggtttttacttgGGTTTTCCTAAAGACAAAATACAGATTGATGAAGATCAGTGGTGTGGTTATCTGTAATGTTGGTGTTGTCATGGTAGTTTTCTCAGACGTCCATGCAGGGGATCGAGCTG GTGGAAGTAATCCCATCAAAGGAGATTTTCTTGTTATAGCTGGAGCAACCTTGTATGCTGTCAGTAATGTCAGTCAG GAGTTCCTTGTGAAGAATGCAGACAGAGTTCAACTCATGTCTCTTTTGGGCCTTTTCGGCGCAATTATTGGTGCCATTCAGAT AAGCATATTCGTAGGCTTTTTATTTGAGCCTCCCTACAATGTAAGAAGTTCTATTGTGGCCAGATCTTAA
- a CDS encoding solute carrier family 35 protein (DUF914) has protein sequence MVYFNFNRIKTKKTLIGFGLGQILSLLSTSLSFTSSEIARKDFSFFFFSNHPIFKHSHELTKFEIFIGINAPTSQSFLGYVLLAIVYGGIMLYRRSAIKWYHYLLLAFVDVEANFLVVKAYQNTSMTSVMLLDCWAIPCVLVFTWVFLKTKYRLMKISGVVICNVGVVMVVFSDVHAGDRAGGSNPIKGDFLVIAGATLYAVSNVSQEFLVKNADRVQLMSLLGLFGAIIGAIQMYPSNNKAKTLMFLKTYMCNL, from the exons atggtgtatttcaatttcaatagGATTAAGACGAAGAAGACTCtaattggatttggattgGGACAGATCCTCTCGCTTCTCTCGACTTCTCTTAGCTTTACATCGTCTGAGATCGCTAGAAAagattttagctttttttttttttcaaaccaTCCCATTTTTAAACATTCTCATGaacttacaaaatttgaaatctttatAGGGATTAATGCTCCAACATCACAGTCGTTTCTGGGTTATGTGTTACTGGCAATCGTCTATGGAGGTATCATGCTCTATCGAAGATCGGCAATTAAA TGGTATCACTATCTCCTCCTTGCGTTTGTTGATGTTGAGGCGAACTTTCTCG TGGTAAAGGCTTATCAGAACACATCAATGACGAGTGTCATGCTACTGGACTGCTGGGCCATCccttgtgttttggtttttacttgGGTTTTCCTAAAGACAAAATACAGATTGATGAAGATCAGTGGTGTGGTTATCTGTAATGTTGGTGTTGTCATGGTAGTTTTCTCAGACGTCCATGCAGGGGATCGAGCTG GTGGAAGTAATCCCATCAAAGGAGATTTTCTTGTTATAGCTGGAGCAACCTTGTATGCTGTCAGTAATGTCAGTCAG GAGTTCCTTGTGAAGAATGCAGACAGAGTTCAACTCATGTCTCTTTTGGGCCTTTTCGGCGCAATTATTGGTGCCATTCAGATGTATCCTTCAAACAACAAGGCTAAGACTTTAATGTTTCTTAAAACTTATATGTGCAATCTATGA
- a CDS encoding solute carrier family 35 protein (DUF914): MEGKEKEKKKSLKNVNDSPKISASSAIMAMGFDFNEMNKTKKTLIGLGLGQILSLLCTSNAFTSSELARKGINAPTSQTFLSYTLLAVVYGGIMLYRRPTIKGKWYHYFLLALVDVEGNFLVVKANQYTSITSIMLLDCWAIPCVLVLTWMFLKTKYRLMKISGVFICIAGVVMVLFSDVHAGSRAGGSNPVKGDFLVLAGATLYAVSNTTEEFLVKNADTVELMTFMGLFGAIISAIQVAIFEQGELKAIHWSADAVFPFLRFAITMFLFYSLLPILLRTNGSTMFTLSLLTSDMWAVLIRIFAYHEKVDWLYYLAFATTAIGLIIYSMKEKDEEEEREEQRKKLLDEEEGQSLPDTSL, from the exons gcttaaaAAATGTCAACG ATTCACCGAAGATCTCAGCTTCTTCTGCAATAATGGCAATGGGTTTCGATTTCAATGAgatgaacaaaacaaagaagactTTAATTGGACTTGGCTTGGGACAGATCCTCTCACTTCTATGTACTTCTAATGCCTTCACATCCTCTGAGCTCGCCAGAAAag GAATAAATGCTCCAACGTCACAAACGTTCCTCAGTTATACATTACTGGCAGTCGTCTATGGAGGTATCATGCTCTATCGGAGACCAACAATTAAG GGGAAGTGGTATCACTATTTCCTCCTTGCTTTAGTTGACGTGGAAGGCAATTTTCTTG TGGTGAAGGCGAATCAGTACACATCGATTACGAGTATCATGCTACTTGATTGCTGGGCGATCCCTTGTGTGTTGGTCTTAACTTGGATGttcctgaaaacaaaatacagaTTAATGAAGATCAGTGGTGTATTTATCTGTATTGCTGGTGTTGTCATGGTACTCTTCTCTGACGTTCACGCAGGAAGTCGAGCAG GTGGAAGTAATCCTGTTAAAGGAGATTTTCTTGTTCTAGCTGGAGCAACTTTATATGCTGTCAGTAATACCACCGAG GAGTTTCTTGTGAAGAATGCAGACACAGTTGAGTTGATGACCTTCATGGGACTTTTTGGAGCCATTATTAGTGCCATTCAGGT AGCCATATTCGAACAAGGTGAGCTCAAAGCTATTCACTGGTCAGCTGATGCA GTTTTCCCTTTCCTTAGATTCGCAATCACGATGTTCCTCTTCTATTCACTACTACCGATTTTACTGAGG ACTAATGGTTCAACAATGTTCACCCTCTCATTGCTGACATCAGACATGTGGGCGGTTTTGATCCGCATTTTCGCATACCACGAGAAG GTTGATTGGCTCTACTACTTGGCATTTGCTACAACAGCTATTGGACTAATCATATACTCAAT GAAGGAgaaagatgaggaagaagaaagagaggagcAGAGGAAGAAACTGTTGGATGAGGAGGAAGGTCAATCACTTCCAGACACATCGTTATAG